The genomic interval TTGTATGCTTTCATGTTGTTTCTCTGTACCGAGTCAATATTTATTAGAGTGTATTTATGGTACATGACTATGTCCGGATATATTCATGCCACCAATGTGtatgtatttgcataattatattaataataaacttaggagtatttattatagtgaattcacattttaaacaaaaaaacaaaccttaTGACAATCACAGTCGTGTACTGTTGTACTTTCTTTTCTGTTACAGGATCTGGTTCAGCAATGGTACTTCACTGTTTCTGAACATAGCATTTGGGATGATTCCTGAAAAAACCCCACATATAATGCTTTTTTTGCAgctgatttttatattatttcaacactTCAGTCAAACACTCAAAGAAACAAAGGATAGTTTCGGTTttgaaagtttataaatatagagattttggtgtaaaaaacatGAAAGTTAAATGACCCATTCTCCTGATTGGTTTTCATTCACATTCTTCTACTTTCTAGTtctatttaagaataaaaaaagcCCCGAAATCATATAATTCCTATGATAAAATCatgattacaaatataaactttctGAAAATAACTCGTAATACGCTTTGCTTtcaaaatttggcatttttatacaatatttacttttAGGTTCCAATCCAGGTGTAATGGTATATGTACGTACATGAAATGTGTCTTGACAAAACggaatgtttaatgcattttttctcacttcatcgtacttaaaagtaaatatacaacaagcgatagctttaatatgcgtcaataaaataataaaaataaaacatgtgtgcaACTTACGCATATATTGTGCTAAAGACGTTGATTTCTTCAGCGacacagtaaaattttattttctctgGCGAATTTCTATCCCCCGttgacgtcacatccggctaagggacacaactctaacACTAGTAAaagcgaataactgaaagggtgtatAGGCCGCGATTTCGCGTCTAGTGACGTCATCATGCGGGTAGAACACCAGCCGGTCCGTGCCCACTTGAAGCACCGACTGTATAGCTTTTGCCATATCCGCTATAGTACAAAATTCGACGACCCAGCGGGAGTTGACCCCGGGTCGCGCCGGCCGGATATCGAGGGGATCGAACTGGATACTTCGTACGGGAACGTCGAGTTAAGTCTGTATTAGGTACTGCACCGGTTTGTGTTTTGATAAGTAGTAATTGTAgatatagtagaagtagtaatagcagcaaAAGCGTTAAacgcagtaatagtagtattatagTTGTATGATTGTTGTTTTagaagcattctttatttaatttGCCTAATAGTTATTAATATGAGTAATACAAGCAGTACTAGCAGAAGCAACAGTAGTAATTGTAGCACAGAGCGTATattgtctcatctagagtccgtgattgtAGTTACCTAGTACATATGTAGTTTATTTATAGACATTTTATATTTACGTAGTACGACGGAAATATTTAATCAAGGTCCGTCTTTgcaattataatacattttatgatttgtggcacttatgctcgattggtaattgtcggctcgggtactacttaaatgtaccccgggtacggtaaatatactaacacgtgCCCGGAAATTCTAACGCTTAattgagctcgattggtcattgtcggctccggtacttcttacatgtaccccgggtactcttaagtatacttacatgtaccccgggtacggtaaatatacttaatcgtacctggTTGAtaatagactgtacccgagttgtattctcgcaaaaaaatccgatgtcgtaaaacgcgctaccgattatcgtaaacaaacttctcttaaaataaaaactgcatcaacatgctttttgaatatgagtttcgataatatagaggccattttacagaaaattgaaataaatgtgaatataatttaataaaaaaaaatagccgacaacgaccgatttagcgtcaaatttcccgggtacgtttaagtatatttaccgtacccggggtacatgtaagtatacttaagagtaaccggggtacatgtaagtagtacccgagccgacaatgaccaatgtcggctcgggtactatttaCATGTGCCCCGGgtatcttaagtatacttacatgtaccccgggtacggttaatACTTAATCGTAAccggtcgatataagactgtaccctTGTTggattcccgcccaaaatccgatgtcgtaaaacgcactaccgattattttaaaggggccggCAAACATATTtgtgggaaactacgaggattgcttatataagtaaaacatACATCCGCTTTTATCATGAGCgttgatggtcgagtggtctaggtgggagactttttactcccgGACTCCAGGGCTCAGGGTTCGAGCCCTTTTGATGAtaactttttttcccctttttttaaatcgtattcttttttttttactagagatttttagttccaataattaaatttatcaatataaagcatttactgataAGCTTCAATACATTTATGACATGACAAAATATGTTGGACGGACCCTTTAAAcaaacttatctttaaaaaaaactgcatcaacatgcttttttgagaaTGAGTTacgataatatagaggtcattttacagacaattgacataaatgtgaataaacttaataaaaaatagccgacaacggcCGATTATGCGTTAAATATCCCGGATACGTTTTAGTTTAtttatcgtacccggggtacatgtaagtatacttaagagtacccggggtacatgtaagtagtatacgagcggacaatgaccaatcgaacgtCATTTATAGTATCAGTAGCTGGTAGATACAACTTAAGTTCGTTGTATTCACTAACATCACACAACTTACAAGGTACAGTTTATAAATAAGCTACGTTGTTtgcgaaaataataaaaaagtcgACATAGAATGTCACAAAATGCGTCGTATAAGTGGAGTCTAACAATTTTACCTCCGAGTGGGACACGTTTTCGTTGTTCCGGAAACTGAAAACTGCGGCGTTCGGCCGACTGGATGGTGTTTGTGTCAATGagcatgtgcagacttggggcgatcCGGTCAATGTTgccactgcgcatgtgcagactttgggcgatccggtcgatgttgtcactgcgcgtGTGCAGACTTGgtgcgatccggtcgatgttgtcactgcgcctGTGCAGACTTGGTGAgctccggtcgatgttgtcactgcgcatttgcagacttggggcgattcggtcgatgttgtcactgcgcatgtgcaaACTTAGGGCGacccggtcgatgttgtcactgcacGAGTACAGACTTGttgcgatccggtcgatgttgtcactgcgcatgtacatacttggggcgatccggtcgatgttgtcactgcgcatgtgcagacttggggcgaCCCGTTCGATGTTGTCACTGTGCGAGTGCAGACTTGTTGCGATCCGGttgatgttgtcactgcgcatgtgcagacttggggcgatccggtcgatgttgtcactgcgcattaCATTCGCGTCCGGGCAAGCTTGATCATCATTAAGGgatataaaacaggaaataaaatacatatgtaaCTAAATTGTTAAAGAGAAAACGATCATACGATTTAAAGGGGCGGGCATTCATCAACATGAGGCAAACATGAGGCAAACATATTAATGGTAACGCGTGGGAAAAAACGTgcgtttatttcaaatacttgcgttaaaaGAGAAAAACAATGCATTTCCTCTTatgaggctcgattggtcatatTTGGCTCGGAtcttacttaaatgtaccccggttactcataagtatacttaaatgtaccccggctACGGAAAATAAACTAACACGTACCCGGAAAATTTAGACCAATTGAGAAAATTTATTCCCGCCCAAACTCGATGTCGTAAAACTACAAaattcgaaaaaaacaacatctttttGAACAAAACCTCTctaaacatgcttttttgagtaggagtttcgataatatttatgccatttcacagaatattgacataaatatgaatattctTAATTTGACTAAAAAAGCCGAGAACAActaatttagcgttagaattccccgTTACGTTTCAGTAtgttttccgtacccggggtacatttaagtatacttaagagtacccggggtacatgtgagTAGTAACCGAGCCGACTATGACCAAAgttgatttaaaataatgttacgaTTAGCTCTTGTACTCAGCTGTCAAACATTTTCGTGCACGTGGAactcattttgttaaaaataacgaCATCAAGCATGAGttgatcattaattattattgaaattacaaGGCGTCATCGTTGACAGAGGTAATTTTCGTATAATAACGATGGTTTAAGGTAATTAATATTTGATACATTTGACACTCACTTGGAACTGATTTTATTAAAGCATTACAACTATTTTCTTTTGAcgattattaataaaattgtaaattgtatttttaaaaatttcattaaatatgttcTTTTCAGAATGTAGTTTAATTGGACTATATAACGGACTATATAACGGTTTAGAATTAttcggttgttgttgtttttttatgttaagcaaATCCAATCCGCTTTAAAggaaatttgtgttaaaaatgaAGTGtcatcttaacgaaaatccaggtTAGGCGGATTAACATGGGGCCTAGAATTCCAAGAACGAGGCATGTTAATTTTCATCGGGGATGGGAAAAAGGGAAGTTTTTTTTGCAGTTATATTTCCTGCCTAGCATCCGATGGATAGAAAAGTGATCTCAACATAGATCTGGCGATCACCTGATAGCGAACAAACGATACACAAACACCCCATAGAATACCGTGTGAAagatttatagcgaacagcaaACATTGACTTAtgacac from Dreissena polymorpha isolate Duluth1 chromosome 1, UMN_Dpol_1.0, whole genome shotgun sequence carries:
- the LOC127864233 gene encoding uncharacterized protein LOC127864233 produces the protein MQICQEIYQSQVMPTSSQALILKKGVLTEDEVRPTSSGHWPGSQCSVPTGVRSGPQYAFRTPVHCSIVTVYNFGQGLVGGGETFRTRTLCTPLGASLRSSSSINRYRGVAPASSYSTQTRNLISGVRRAGLVPTWKLIKWTAGPLPVDVGPLPPGLTDRPSLQSPFQYQKLLAHGFRPTTLLLDPDCVFDVTSHHAPRSRRESPQKPDAHSGTAARGAVDQRSCPDANVMRSDNIDRIAPSLHMRSDNINRIATSLHSHSDNIERVAPSLHMRSDNIDRIAPSMYMRSDNIDRIATSLYSCSDNIDRVALSLHMRSDNIDRIAPSLQMRSDNIDRSSPSLHRRSDNIDRIAPSLHTRSDNIDRIAQSLHMRSGNIDRIAPSLHMLIDTNTIQSAERRSFQFPEQRKRVPLGGKIVRLHLYDAFCDILCRLFYYFRKQRSLFINCTL